TTCGGACGCGGTGACGAGCGCGCCGGCACGAACACCGCGCAGCGCATAACCCGCGAGCATGGCGGGGATGTCGTGACCCGCGGGGGCTTCTTCCGTGCGCAGAGGTTCCGTCTGCGCGGGCGGCTCCGCGCCCGCGTCCACGAAGGTCGGCCGCGCCGCAGGCACCGGGAAGCCGGCCGCGCGGTGCTCGGGCGCCACGATGAATACCTCGCCCGCCGCGCGCTCCGCCTCGAGCAGGGCGGAATAGCCGTCGAGGACCTCCGCGCGCCCGGGAAACGGAACCGGGTTACCCGCTTCTTTGGACTTTCGAAACCGCATCGCTTTTCTCTCCAATACCGTTCTGGAACCGCGTGTCCTCCAGCCAGGCGATTGCGCCCGTGGGGCAGCGGCGGATGGCCGCTTCCGTCTGGACACCGATGAGGTCGCGGTTCACCACGGGGATGTTGTTGTGCATCTTCAGCAGGCCCTCGGGGGCGTCGGCCACGCAACGCGCGCAGCCGGTGCAGGCGACGCGGCAGAGGTCCAGGATCTCGTCGCCTTCCAGCTCGGACTTGCACTGCACGATGAGACGCTGTTCCACCGGATAGAGCTCGAGCACGTGCTTGGGACAGATGTCGATGCAATCGCCGCACGCGGTGCACTTCTCCGCGTCGATGATGGGCAGCCCGGTGGGGCTCATGACGATGGCGTCAAAGTCGCAGACGTCTTCGCAGTCGCCATAGCCGAGGCATCCGTAGCGGCACCCCTTGCCCCCGCCGCCAACCGCGGAAGCGGCGCGGCAGGAGGGATGACCCTGGTACTCGGCCATCTGGATGGCCACGTTGGCGCCGCCCGCGCACAGGAGTCGCGCGGTGCGCCGCACCGCCTCACCGGCGTCGACGCCGAGGTAGTCGGCGATCCGGCCGGCGGTCTGCGGTCCACCCACCGTGCACCCGGCCGGTTGCACGGCGCCTTCAACCACCTTCTCCGCGAATGCACGGCACCCCGGCAGACCGCACGCACCGCAGTTGCTGTTGGGCAGCATGTCCTGCACGGCGCCCACGCGCGGGTCTTCCCACACCTTCAGGCGCGCGTTCGCGATGGCGAGCACAACGGCGAGACAGCACGTCAGTGCGAGAAGGAATCCAACTGCAACGGTTTGATCCAAATGCCACCCTCTAGTTGTAGCGTTGCGCCCGCTTGATCCACTCGTCCACGCCCGGTTCGTCCGGGTTCAGCGGCTTGCCGGGGTGGATGATATGAACGGGGCAGAGCTCGGCCGCGGTCACGATGTCGCTGAACGGACCCGCGCTGGCGTCTTTGATCTCCGCCTGCTTGTTGCCGTTGTAGGCGAAGATCCGGGGGTTGAGCTGGGTGCATTCGTTGCAGCTCGTGCACAGCGGTGTGTCGATGTAGGCGTCGTCGATGACGACCGACTCGTCTTCCTCGGGGGCGGCCGCCGGAGCGGGCTGCTCCTGCGCCGGCGCGGCGGGCGCCCTTTCGCGCGGGGCGGGTGGTGACGCCGGCATGGGTACCGCGAGCGGCGCACCCTCGGCGCCCATCAACTGCGAGGCGATACGTTGCACGATCTCGCGGGTCAGGTCGCCCACGTCCTGTTCCAGCTGGGAGACGTAGTTCTTCTCGATTTCCGCAACCTCGGCCTCCTTCTCCGCCGAGAGCCGTTTGCGTTCCGCCGCCAGCTCACGGGTGGCAAACGAGTTCTCCACGCCACCCGTCTCGCGCAGACCCGTCCAGTAGGAACGGCATCCCCGCGAGAACTCGACCACGGCGCGCGATACCACCGCGCGTCCCACGCGGTTGTCGCGGTCCACGGTGAGAATGTAGGGAATGCGCCCGGCAGCCTCGTTGACCGGCAACTCCAGCATCTCGTGCAGCGGCAGCATGGCGTCGTGCCACCAGGCGGGCGGCGCGGACCAGAAGTGTCCGGCCAGGCGCGGGTCTCCGAAGAGAAGATCCGCCGGCGTGAAGGCCAGGTCGACGGTGGTCTCCTTCCCGGCGCGGTCGCGGAACGCGAAGCGATCTACCGGCCACACGCGTTCGTTCTGCGGGTTGTCCCCGATATCGACGCGCGCCGCCAGCGTGTCGCCCCGCGATGGATCGAAGGCCGCGATCGGCAGCAAGCGCGATTCCGTGGCCGCAGCCGCACCGAGGTAGGTTGCGATGCCGTGCTCCTGCCGGCCCGGCACGCCGACGCAGAACAGCGCCGGCCCCGTCACGCGCAAACCCTCGAGCATGCGTTCGCGCAGCAGGACGGCACGCGACGCGGGCACCTGGGCGACGTAGGC
This region of Candidatus Krumholzibacteriia bacterium genomic DNA includes:
- a CDS encoding 4Fe-4S binding protein translates to MDQTVAVGFLLALTCCLAVVLAIANARLKVWEDPRVGAVQDMLPNSNCGACGLPGCRAFAEKVVEGAVQPAGCTVGGPQTAGRIADYLGVDAGEAVRRTARLLCAGGANVAIQMAEYQGHPSCRAASAVGGGGKGCRYGCLGYGDCEDVCDFDAIVMSPTGLPIIDAEKCTACGDCIDICPKHVLELYPVEQRLIVQCKSELEGDEILDLCRVACTGCARCVADAPEGLLKMHNNIPVVNRDLIGVQTEAAIRRCPTGAIAWLEDTRFQNGIGEKSDAVSKVQRSG